Proteins from a genomic interval of Macrobrachium nipponense isolate FS-2020 chromosome 33, ASM1510439v2, whole genome shotgun sequence:
- the LOC135202743 gene encoding uncharacterized protein LOC135202743: MERPSDVTPLLLRLLLLFQLVTYGWSLRVTGLRVPSVVVSGTNVQLKCSYEHRTDRPDPLYSIKWYRGVDQFYEYMPKKDPPVRVYPLPHLNVDKGNSDDSNVFLKKVTKESSGTFRCEVMGDKPLFETDDHALNMTVLDIPIWGPEIHGISDSSRVRPGDIIRTRCLVGPSYPDVTITWYINYQEPPGHVSIIPSAQSDDKGRRIQISELTFKVTESSFQRGAIVITCDARLSVIYHKMTNVTLINAAQPQPAGFGWFSSGSSIRSRMSVVFVSAGFLLWKGL, from the exons ATGGAAAGACCCAGTGACGTCACACCACTCCTGCTGagacttcttcttctcttccagcTTGTCACGTACG GGTGGAGTCTTCGCGTAACCGGACTGCGAGTGCCATCAGTCGTGGTATCCGGAACAAACGTCCAGCTGAAGTGTAGCTACGAACACCGGACGGACAGGCCGGATCCGCTGTACTCGATAAAGTGGTATCGAGGAGTGGACCAGTTCTACGAGTACATGCCCAAGAAAGACCCGCCTGTGAGGGTCTACCCGCTCCCGCACCTCAATGTTGAT aaggGCAACAGCGACGACTCGAACGTCTTCCTGAAGAAGGTGACGAAGGAGAGCTCGGGCACCTTCCGCTGTGAGGTCATGGGCGACAAGCCCCTCTTCGAGACAGATGACCACGCCCTCAATATGACGGTGTTAG ACATTCCAATATGGGGTCCGGAGATCCACGGCATATCCGACTCCAGCCGGGTGAGACCGGGAGACATCATAAGGACCCGATGTCTAGTGGGTCCGTCGTACCCGGACGTGACCATCACGTGGTACATTAATTACCAAGAGCCGCCCGGCCACGTGAGCATCATACCCAGCGCACAGAGTGACGACAAGGGCAGAAGAATACAGATATCT GAGCTAACCTTCAAGGTCACGGAGTCATCCTTTCAGAGAGGGGCCATCGTCATCACCTGCGACGCCAGGCTGTCGGTCATCTATCACAAAATGACCAACGTCACCCTTATCAACGCGGCCCAACCGCAGCCGGCGGGTTTTGGCTGGTTCTCTTCAG